From one Oxobacter pfennigii genomic stretch:
- a CDS encoding MFS transporter yields MAELKISSQNDEQSSWYGWIVAVLCLSTFAVSFAARQLWSASIASASPELGISMAQAGGLVSAFYVGNVSGGFFAGVFIDNFGPRKCLSISGIIIAICMFLVSLTHSYTVIFLLMVLAGLASSPVYSGTVKMNLGWFTDKVRGTAMGFIMTGPAVGGLIVNAFYAPFIKNHGWRNAYVLAAAACLVVGVIVFFMAKEKGIALANKTGKKKTSEERAVNMKGTLKVLFSGQFFLGTIVQFLGINAGTGYTTWAIVYFMKVRNFSLTQAGGILAAAGVVTIFSTTLCGMLSDLLKSRRNLAMVGYTIQAVCIVVLAIAPDVRLLWATVLVRGLTGGLGGNSNNVMQAERAKGPYVGTVMGMYNALCQLGSVIAPVLFGIVLDITGSYFVILMSIAALYFTQAICTFFLKETLQVAKQAS; encoded by the coding sequence GTGGCAGAATTAAAGATAAGCAGCCAAAATGATGAACAATCATCATGGTATGGCTGGATAGTAGCTGTATTATGCCTGTCGACCTTTGCGGTTTCATTTGCAGCACGTCAGTTATGGTCCGCATCCATAGCCAGTGCATCTCCTGAGTTGGGAATTTCCATGGCTCAGGCCGGCGGACTTGTATCGGCATTTTACGTAGGGAATGTTTCCGGAGGTTTTTTTGCGGGAGTTTTTATTGATAACTTCGGGCCAAGAAAGTGCTTGTCTATATCGGGAATAATAATTGCAATCTGCATGTTTTTAGTATCATTAACACATTCTTATACAGTGATTTTCTTGTTAATGGTTTTGGCAGGCCTTGCCAGTTCACCAGTATATTCGGGTACCGTAAAGATGAATTTAGGGTGGTTTACAGATAAAGTGCGGGGGACAGCTATGGGGTTCATCATGACAGGACCTGCTGTGGGCGGGCTCATAGTTAATGCGTTTTACGCCCCTTTTATTAAAAATCATGGCTGGAGGAATGCATATGTATTGGCCGCAGCAGCTTGCCTGGTTGTTGGGGTTATAGTCTTCTTTATGGCAAAAGAAAAAGGAATTGCTCTTGCTAACAAGACAGGCAAGAAAAAAACCTCCGAGGAAAGGGCTGTAAATATGAAGGGTACCTTAAAAGTGCTCTTTTCCGGTCAATTCTTTCTTGGGACAATTGTTCAGTTCCTGGGCATTAATGCAGGTACAGGATATACTACATGGGCTATAGTATATTTTATGAAAGTCAGAAATTTTTCATTGACGCAAGCGGGAGGAATCCTTGCTGCTGCAGGCGTAGTGACAATATTTTCAACCACATTGTGCGGTATGCTTTCTGATTTATTGAAATCACGCCGGAATCTTGCAATGGTAGGCTATACTATTCAGGCTGTATGCATCGTAGTTCTTGCCATTGCTCCCGATGTCAGGCTGCTTTGGGCAACTGTGCTCGTACGGGGATTAACAGGCGGACTGGGCGGTAATTCCAACAATGTCATGCAGGCTGAAAGAGCAAAGGGGCCTTATGTCGGTACTGTAATGGGTATGTACAATGCCTTATGTCAATTAGGTTCCGTGATAGCTCCGGTACTTTTTGGAATTGTTCTCGATATAACGGGAAGCTACTTTGTAATTTTAATGTCAATTGCTGCTTTGTATTTCACACAAGCTATATGTACATTCTTCCTTAAAGAGACATTGCAGGTTGCTAAGCAAGCAAGCTGA
- a CDS encoding FMN-binding protein: MKLLNKLTSFFLILCFVLAFSGCGGTNKESEKYTPGTYKAAVKGFNGDVTVTITVDADKITNVSVEGPKETPNIGGQAVKELSENIISKQSAEIDIVSGATTTSNAAIEAAKTALAEAKAEVK; the protein is encoded by the coding sequence ATGAAACTTTTAAACAAGCTAACATCATTCTTTCTTATCCTATGCTTTGTTCTTGCTTTTTCAGGCTGTGGAGGTACAAACAAAGAATCAGAAAAATACACTCCTGGAACATACAAAGCTGCTGTAAAAGGCTTTAATGGAGATGTAACTGTAACAATTACTGTTGATGCTGACAAAATAACCAATGTCTCAGTTGAAGGACCAAAGGAAACTCCTAATATTGGTGGACAGGCAGTTAAAGAGCTGTCAGAAAATATTATTTCAAAACAGTCAGCGGAAATAGATATAGTTTCAGGGGCAACCACAACAAGCAATGCTGCAATAGAAGCGGCAAAAACCGCTCTTGCAGAAGCAAAGGCTGAAGTAAAATAA